The Bacteroidetes Order II. bacterium genome includes a window with the following:
- a CDS encoding DUF4981 domain-containing protein, producing the protein MQLRLFFFFVMCSVQAVYSQLPYEIQAPHLVQINRTPMRAHGFGFESEAMAKENEREESSFYQSLNGIWRFHWVKNPADRPSDFMKAEFDDTKWTDFPVPANWEVNGYGLPIYVNHPYEFTGHAKRGKALNPPYDIPQDNNPVGSYRKKFTIPTNWQERQVFLHLGAVKSAVYVWLNGKFVGYSEDSKLAAEFDLTQYLQAGENVLALQVWRWSDGSYLEAQDMWRISGIERDVFLYSTPKLDLRDFRVSTSLFNNYNDGKITINAQVWNYKIDQNTLHTKPDSFFVSAKLLDPTGELVWAAEPLTPLNVLGNYHRNVSFEGSIPEVLPWTAETPTLYTLLLTLSDVQNKVLQVVPAKVGFRNIEITDRNFLVNGKRVLLRGVNRHEHHPVNGHVLSRADMRKDVEMMKRLNVNAVRTSHYPPDPYFLDLCDEFGLYVVDEANIESHGRYYDLAYTLGNDNAWRIPHLDRIQRLYERDKNRASVIAWSMGNEAGNGANFYAAYDWLKVTDPSRPVQYERAEQDYNTDIVVPQYPDPDWLRTYAQSNPDRPLIMSEYAHIMGNSLGNFQDYWDVIEREPFLQGGFIWEWIDQNFDVVKNGRRIKAYGGDFPLEGPTDPNLSDNNFCVKGVVTAYREMTPMAHEVKKVYQPIGTQLKNKVLEEKKSEVAVQNKWFFRNTENLYLVWQLLENGLSVETGKIETVTILPQHSAVIPIRWKTIFKPTAEYHLNISYRLKAAEPFLPKDWEVAYEQFEVQTGVKSTDVVSKGNVKPSTSGDELILTAKDVQMAFHLKTGELMRYAVAGNTYILRGVLPDFWRAPTDNDFGAGWNRKLRMWREASTMATIEVLHKPSETTKGGYEVRVIRRLMNDDVRFEQVFLVYPDGQINTEHRFSAVKGKYSVIPRMGSLLEVNKQLSNITWFGRGPEESYWDRKTSQLVGQYQQTLAEQYFPYARPQESGNKTDVRWVRLLDEKGKGLEIKALDQWISISALPYNHDDLDPQVTKAQFHSGELNERDRIFLHVDLLQTGVGGVDSWYTPALEKYQIRFQDYQWQYQIRPVR; encoded by the coding sequence ATGCAACTCAGACTCTTTTTCTTTTTCGTCATGTGTTCGGTTCAGGCCGTTTATTCCCAACTTCCCTACGAGATTCAGGCTCCACACCTTGTCCAGATCAACCGGACGCCCATGCGGGCACATGGCTTCGGCTTCGAGTCTGAAGCGATGGCTAAAGAGAACGAGCGAGAAGAATCGTCTTTTTACCAGTCCTTAAATGGCATTTGGCGGTTTCATTGGGTAAAGAATCCGGCAGATAGGCCCTCCGATTTTATGAAGGCGGAATTTGATGATACAAAATGGACTGATTTTCCCGTTCCCGCCAATTGGGAAGTGAATGGTTATGGATTACCAATTTATGTGAACCATCCTTATGAATTTACAGGACATGCCAAACGTGGCAAAGCCTTGAACCCACCTTATGACATTCCGCAAGACAACAATCCAGTCGGGTCATATCGGAAGAAGTTCACGATTCCAACCAACTGGCAGGAACGACAAGTGTTTTTGCACCTCGGCGCGGTCAAGTCGGCGGTATATGTCTGGCTCAATGGGAAATTTGTGGGATACAGCGAGGACAGCAAATTGGCGGCGGAGTTTGACTTGACCCAATATCTGCAAGCCGGAGAAAATGTATTGGCTTTGCAGGTTTGGCGTTGGAGCGATGGCAGCTATCTGGAGGCGCAAGACATGTGGCGCATTTCTGGCATCGAACGGGATGTGTTTTTGTATAGTACACCCAAATTGGATCTGCGAGACTTTCGGGTTTCAACCTCCTTGTTTAACAACTATAACGATGGAAAGATTACAATAAATGCACAGGTTTGGAATTATAAAATAGACCAGAATACCTTACATACAAAACCCGATTCCTTTTTTGTCTCGGCAAAATTATTGGATCCTACTGGCGAGTTGGTCTGGGCTGCCGAACCACTCACGCCGTTGAATGTTTTAGGGAATTATCACCGCAACGTGTCGTTTGAGGGGAGTATTCCAGAAGTGTTGCCTTGGACTGCAGAGACCCCAACCCTCTACACGCTTTTACTTACGTTGAGCGATGTCCAAAACAAGGTCTTACAAGTGGTTCCGGCAAAGGTGGGATTCCGAAATATAGAAATTACAGACCGAAACTTCTTGGTGAATGGTAAAAGAGTCTTGTTGCGGGGTGTAAACCGTCACGAACACCATCCGGTTAATGGGCACGTACTGAGCCGGGCAGATATGCGGAAAGATGTGGAAATGATGAAACGCCTCAATGTAAATGCCGTTCGAACGTCGCATTACCCGCCGGATCCCTACTTTTTGGACTTGTGTGATGAATTTGGGCTTTATGTGGTGGATGAAGCCAATATCGAGTCTCATGGCCGTTATTACGACCTCGCTTATACACTTGGCAATGACAATGCTTGGCGGATTCCCCACTTAGACCGCATCCAGCGGTTATACGAGCGGGACAAAAACCGTGCATCCGTCATTGCATGGTCTATGGGGAATGAGGCCGGGAATGGGGCTAATTTTTATGCGGCTTATGATTGGCTTAAAGTGACCGATCCTTCGCGCCCCGTCCAATATGAACGCGCCGAACAGGACTACAATACCGATATTGTTGTACCACAATACCCCGACCCAGACTGGCTCCGAACGTATGCACAATCCAATCCAGATCGCCCACTCATTATGTCGGAATATGCACATATTATGGGGAATAGCTTGGGGAATTTTCAGGATTATTGGGATGTGATCGAGCGCGAACCCTTCTTGCAAGGTGGGTTTATTTGGGAATGGATAGACCAGAATTTTGATGTCGTGAAAAACGGAAGGCGCATCAAAGCCTATGGTGGCGACTTCCCCTTAGAAGGCCCAACGGATCCAAATCTTTCCGACAATAATTTTTGTGTAAAAGGTGTAGTTACAGCCTATCGCGAAATGACCCCAATGGCGCATGAAGTCAAAAAAGTATATCAGCCTATTGGTACACAATTAAAAAACAAGGTCTTAGAAGAAAAAAAATCTGAAGTTGCAGTGCAGAATAAATGGTTTTTCCGCAACACTGAAAACCTCTATTTGGTTTGGCAACTATTAGAAAATGGGCTATCGGTAGAAACAGGGAAAATAGAAACCGTAACGATTTTGCCCCAGCATTCCGCAGTTATCCCAATTCGTTGGAAAACAATTTTCAAGCCAACCGCCGAGTACCACCTTAATATATCGTATCGGTTAAAAGCCGCCGAGCCATTCCTCCCAAAAGACTGGGAAGTGGCCTACGAACAATTCGAGGTGCAAACTGGAGTTAAGTCAACCGACGTTGTGTCGAAAGGGAACGTAAAGCCCAGTACCTCCGGTGACGAATTAATCCTTACAGCCAAAGACGTACAAATGGCGTTTCACTTGAAGACGGGCGAGTTGATGCGCTATGCCGTGGCTGGAAACACCTATATTTTACGCGGCGTTTTACCAGATTTTTGGCGTGCCCCCACCGATAATGACTTTGGAGCGGGCTGGAACCGAAAACTGAGGATGTGGCGCGAGGCATCTACTATGGCCACAATAGAGGTTTTGCACAAACCATCCGAAACCACAAAAGGTGGGTACGAAGTGCGCGTTATCCGTCGGCTTATGAACGATGATGTGCGGTTTGAACAAGTGTTTTTGGTGTATCCAGATGGCCAAATAAACACAGAACACCGCTTTAGCGCCGTCAAAGGGAAATACAGCGTTATTCCGCGCATGGGCAGCCTTTTGGAAGTGAATAAACAACTGTCTAACATCACATGGTTTGGACGTGGCCCGGAAGAATCGTATTGGGATCGTAAAACAAGCCAATTGGTGGGGCAATATCAGCAAACCCTTGCCGAGCAGTATTTCCCCTACGCACGGCCACAAGAAAGTGGAAACAAGACCGATGTCCGCTGGGTTCGGCTCTTAGATGAAAAAGGTAAAGGATTGGAAATAAAGGCTTTAGATCAGTGGATAAGCATCTCCGCACTGCCCTATAACCACGACGACTTAGACCCGCAAGTAACCAAGGCGCAATTCCATTCGGGCGAACTGAACGAACGTGACCGGATTTTCTTACATGTGGACTTGTTGCAAACGGGTGTGGGTGGGGTAGATTCTTGGTACACGCCTGCCCTCGAAAAATACCAGATTCGTTTTCAGGATTATCAGTGGCAATACCAAATTCGGCCAGTACGTTAA
- a CDS encoding Hsp20/alpha crystallin family protein: protein MKSYSPVFGSFGHVERELGRALDTLFGPAIQTTVNTWNPQTDIAETETAYWVTMDLPGLAKENVSINLTEDLLTISGERVIETKKDGTAYHSNERYSGKFLRKFRLPKPVQVDAVQARFEGGVLHIELPKSEAIKPINIEIK from the coding sequence ATGAAATCCTACTCCCCTGTTTTTGGTAGCTTCGGACACGTTGAACGTGAACTGGGACGCGCTTTAGATACATTGTTTGGCCCAGCTATTCAAACCACAGTGAACACCTGGAACCCCCAAACCGATATAGCCGAAACGGAAACCGCTTATTGGGTGACCATGGATTTACCAGGATTGGCAAAGGAAAATGTTTCTATCAATCTGACGGAAGACCTTCTGACCATTTCGGGTGAACGGGTGATCGAAACCAAAAAAGACGGAACGGCTTACCATAGCAACGAGCGTTACTCGGGTAAATTCCTACGCAAATTCCGGTTGCCGAAACCCGTACAAGTGGATGCTGTCCAAGCCCGCTTCGAAGGAGGGGTATTGCACATTGAACTTCCTAAATCAGAAGCCATTAAACCGATCAATATCGAAATCAAATAA
- a CDS encoding peptidylprolyl isomerase, with protein sequence MKQQFSITFFLLLCLGVFGLSVQAQNRPKSKTTTKTVQKPKPKGAASKPNAARAKPQTPTKPLPNPDDEGVFAIINTSKGEIVARLFYDKTPMTVANFVGLAEGSKNSSRGLGTPFFDGIKWHRVIANFMIQGGDPNSLDEDPGNDGMGGPGYSFPDEIDPTLQHDKPGVLSMANSGPATNGSQFFITHKETPWLDGKHAVFGQVVKGQSVVDAIKQGDSILTIRIDRRGEKAKGFVVTQAFFDEQVQKAMVVEEQRRAEAALQAEASIKTQWPNAVKLESGLWVHTQTEGTGPQIVPQADVTFHFSGSILNGQKLDDSRTRGNPTTFKFGQNPILEGIRLAFLTMREGDRKTFVIPSKLAYAIDPTQIVIAGGSYIVYDLEILKVVPPQN encoded by the coding sequence ATGAAGCAACAGTTTAGCATTACGTTTTTTTTACTACTTTGCCTAGGTGTGTTTGGCCTAAGTGTACAGGCGCAAAACCGCCCTAAGTCCAAGACAACCACGAAAACGGTGCAGAAACCCAAACCAAAAGGGGCTGCATCCAAACCGAATGCAGCCCGTGCCAAACCCCAGACACCAACCAAGCCGCTGCCTAATCCAGACGACGAAGGTGTCTTTGCCATCATCAACACCTCGAAGGGTGAAATTGTGGCACGGCTTTTTTATGATAAAACGCCTATGACGGTCGCAAACTTTGTGGGCTTGGCGGAGGGGAGCAAAAACTCTTCTCGCGGCTTGGGGACACCTTTTTTTGACGGTATCAAATGGCACCGGGTCATTGCTAATTTTATGATTCAAGGGGGAGATCCTAATTCGTTGGATGAAGACCCCGGAAATGATGGCATGGGTGGTCCGGGTTATAGCTTCCCTGATGAAATTGATCCCACACTTCAACACGACAAACCAGGTGTTTTGTCTATGGCAAACTCCGGTCCAGCCACCAATGGTAGTCAATTCTTTATTACCCACAAAGAGACGCCTTGGTTGGATGGCAAACATGCCGTATTCGGACAAGTGGTGAAGGGTCAATCGGTAGTGGATGCCATTAAACAAGGTGATAGTATCCTGACGATTCGTATAGATCGGCGAGGTGAAAAAGCGAAAGGATTTGTAGTGACGCAAGCATTTTTTGATGAGCAGGTACAAAAAGCGATGGTTGTGGAAGAACAACGCCGGGCCGAAGCTGCGCTACAAGCCGAGGCCAGTATTAAAACCCAGTGGCCCAATGCGGTGAAATTAGAATCTGGGCTATGGGTTCATACCCAAACCGAGGGAACCGGACCACAAATTGTGCCACAGGCCGACGTGACATTCCACTTTTCAGGGTCAATCCTAAATGGGCAAAAATTGGACGATTCCCGCACACGCGGTAATCCAACCACGTTTAAGTTTGGACAGAATCCTATCCTAGAAGGTATTCGCCTTGCTTTCCTGACCATGCGCGAAGGAGATCGTAAGACATTTGTGATTCCCTCCAAATTGGCGTATGCGATAGACCCCACCCAAATTGTGATTGCGGGTGGCTCGTACATTGTCTATGACTTGGAAATCCTGAAAGTGGTGCCGCCGCAAAACTAA